From Streptomyces griseorubiginosus, one genomic window encodes:
- a CDS encoding glycosyltransferase has protein sequence MIIPLYNTEKYIGACLASVLAQTHRELDVIVVDDGSTDGGAAIAERVADERVRVERIANGGVGAARNRGLALARGEAVAFLDADDLWYPEKLAEQIGVLRGDHEVVAVGAVFQYLSENGRRFGRAGQDARDAASQERMRRGGLMPFPISSLVARTDAVRAAGGFDESLPPVADLDLMARLALAGRVATVMRPLGAYRVHGASMSAREPAEMMMLVRFVEERAVARLEGRPAPVLESFVSSYRLTRAQRRRDRAARRFREAGLAVMERRYVRAAVLCAAALVARPSYTLRRIAMRLPVGRTATVAHNRLAVGDS, from the coding sequence TACAACACAGAGAAGTACATCGGCGCCTGTCTCGCGTCCGTCCTCGCCCAGACCCACCGAGAGCTCGACGTCATCGTGGTGGACGACGGGTCCACCGACGGCGGCGCGGCGATCGCCGAACGCGTCGCCGACGAGCGGGTCCGGGTCGAACGGATCGCGAACGGCGGAGTCGGCGCCGCCCGCAACCGCGGTCTCGCCCTCGCCAGGGGTGAGGCGGTGGCCTTCCTCGACGCCGACGACCTTTGGTATCCGGAGAAACTGGCCGAGCAGATCGGCGTCCTGCGGGGCGACCACGAGGTCGTCGCGGTCGGCGCGGTCTTCCAGTATCTGTCGGAGAACGGCCGCCGGTTCGGCCGAGCGGGTCAGGACGCACGGGACGCCGCCTCCCAGGAGCGCATGCGGCGGGGCGGGCTGATGCCGTTCCCGATCTCCTCCCTGGTCGCCCGCACCGACGCCGTGCGGGCCGCAGGAGGGTTCGACGAGTCGCTTCCGCCGGTCGCCGATCTCGACCTCATGGCTCGGCTGGCCCTCGCGGGACGGGTCGCCACGGTGATGCGGCCGCTCGGCGCCTACCGGGTGCACGGCGCCTCCATGTCGGCCCGTGAACCCGCCGAGATGATGATGCTCGTGCGCTTCGTGGAAGAGCGGGCCGTGGCCCGGCTCGAAGGACGGCCCGCGCCCGTCCTCGAGTCGTTCGTGTCCTCGTACCGCCTCACACGGGCGCAGCGGCGACGGGACCGCGCGGCGCGCCGGTTCCGTGAGGCCGGCCTGGCGGTGATGGAGCGACGGTATGTCAGGGCGGCCGTGCTGTGCGCGGCGGCCCTGGTCGCCCGGCCGTCGTACACACTCCGCCGCATCGCGATGCGGCTCCCGGTCGGCCGTACGGCGACTGTCGCCCACAACAGGCTTGCTGTGGGCGACAGTTGA
- a CDS encoding UDP-glucose/GDP-mannose dehydrogenase family protein produces the protein MRLTVIGTGYLGAVHAACMADIGHEVLGVDIDAEKIAALAEGRVPFFEPGLQEVLGRTVGSGRLRFTTSLEEAADFGEVHFVCVNTPQRRDSPACDLRAVDAVIDALAPRLSRACLIVGKSTVPAGTTARLTARVQELVPPGSDVEVAWNPEFLREGFAVQDTLRPERLVAGVLSGRADQALREVYAPMLRAGVPYISTDPATAELVKVAANSFLATKISFINAMAEVCDATGADVTTLADALGHDTRIGRRFLSAGLGFGGGCLPKDIRAFTARADELGVGDAVLFLREIDEINTRQRRRTVDIARDMVGGEFTGRRIAVLGATFKPDSDDVRDSPALAVAAAIHREGAEVRLHDPEGTDNARAVLPVLGYAADVTKACEGADLVLHLTEWSDYRRIDPAALAAVAPARRILDARNALDPASWRAAGWTLRALGRPLPPPLPNQQSAADHVPAVCSAEVG, from the coding sequence ATGCGACTGACCGTCATCGGAACGGGATACCTCGGCGCCGTGCACGCCGCGTGCATGGCCGACATCGGCCACGAGGTGCTGGGCGTCGACATCGACGCGGAGAAGATCGCCGCCCTCGCCGAGGGCCGGGTCCCCTTCTTCGAGCCCGGGTTGCAGGAGGTGCTCGGCAGAACCGTCGGATCCGGGCGACTGCGCTTCACCACCTCGCTCGAAGAGGCGGCCGACTTCGGCGAGGTGCACTTCGTCTGCGTGAACACCCCGCAGCGCCGGGACTCCCCGGCCTGCGACCTGCGGGCGGTGGACGCCGTGATCGACGCACTGGCGCCACGGCTGAGCCGCGCCTGCCTGATCGTGGGCAAGTCCACGGTGCCCGCGGGAACGACGGCCCGGCTCACCGCGCGAGTGCAGGAACTGGTCCCACCGGGCAGCGACGTGGAGGTCGCCTGGAACCCGGAGTTCCTCCGCGAGGGCTTCGCCGTCCAGGACACGCTCCGCCCGGAGCGGCTGGTGGCCGGGGTCCTGTCCGGGCGGGCCGACCAGGCCCTGCGCGAGGTGTACGCACCGATGCTGCGGGCAGGCGTGCCCTACATCAGCACGGATCCGGCCACCGCCGAGCTGGTGAAGGTCGCAGCGAACTCGTTCCTCGCCACCAAGATCTCGTTCATCAACGCCATGGCCGAGGTCTGCGACGCCACGGGCGCGGATGTCACCACCCTGGCCGACGCCCTCGGGCATGACACCCGCATCGGCCGCCGCTTCCTCTCCGCGGGCCTCGGGTTCGGGGGCGGCTGCCTCCCGAAGGACATCAGGGCGTTCACGGCCCGCGCCGACGAACTCGGCGTCGGCGACGCGGTGTTGTTCCTGCGCGAGATCGACGAGATCAACACACGGCAGCGGCGACGCACCGTCGACATCGCCCGGGACATGGTGGGCGGGGAGTTCACCGGCCGCCGTATCGCCGTTCTCGGTGCCACGTTCAAGCCCGACAGCGACGACGTCCGCGACTCCCCGGCCCTGGCGGTCGCGGCCGCGATCCACCGGGAGGGCGCGGAGGTGCGGCTCCACGATCCGGAGGGGACGGACAACGCGCGTGCCGTGCTCCCCGTGCTCGGCTACGCCGCCGATGTCACCAAGGCGTGCGAGGGCGCCGACCTGGTGCTGCACCTGACCGAGTGGAGCGACTACCGCCGGATCGACCCGGCCGCCCTTGCCGCCGTGGCACCGGCACGCAGGATCCTCGACGCGCGCAACGCCCTCGATCCGGCGTCGTGGCGCGCGGCCGGCTGGACCCTGCGGGCGCTCGGCCGGCCGCTCCCGCCTCCGCTGCCGAACCAGCAGAGCGCCGCCGACCATGTGCCGGCCGTCTGCTCCGCCGAGGTGGGCTGA
- the galE gene encoding UDP-glucose 4-epimerase GalE has translation MPARTTVLVTGGAGFIGSHTCVELLDHGYDVVVVDDYSNSVPGALERVAKIAARPPVAVHEIDLLDRRALSRVFDEHRVDAVIHFAARKAVGESVELPVEYYDTNVGGTTALLHAMRDHGVHRLVFSSSCSIYGDATKVPLTEADPARPTNPYAASKWLCEQVLADICRHLAGFSVLALRYFNPVGAHPSGLLGEVPRKAVPNNVMPYLARVAAGRLPRLSVFGGDYPTADGTGVRDYIHVMDVAEGHRLALEHLDDEVGMRVFNLGTGRGTSVLELLAAFQRACGRPIPYEVTDRRPGDVPALVADPGAVARAWNWSTARDLDVMCRDAWRFQELNPSGYPN, from the coding sequence ATGCCCGCCCGCACCACCGTCCTGGTGACCGGCGGCGCCGGATTCATCGGCAGCCACACCTGCGTCGAACTCCTGGACCACGGCTATGACGTGGTGGTCGTCGACGACTACTCCAACAGCGTGCCCGGCGCCCTGGAACGTGTGGCGAAGATCGCTGCCCGCCCGCCGGTCGCCGTCCACGAGATCGACCTGCTCGACCGGCGGGCGCTCTCCCGGGTCTTCGACGAGCACCGCGTCGACGCCGTCATCCACTTCGCCGCGCGGAAGGCCGTCGGCGAGTCCGTGGAGCTGCCCGTCGAGTACTACGACACCAACGTCGGCGGCACCACGGCACTCCTGCACGCCATGCGCGACCACGGAGTGCACCGCCTGGTGTTCTCCTCGTCCTGCTCGATCTACGGCGATGCCACCAAGGTGCCGCTCACCGAGGCGGATCCGGCCCGCCCCACCAACCCCTACGCCGCCTCGAAGTGGCTGTGCGAGCAGGTGCTCGCCGACATCTGCCGGCACCTGGCCGGGTTCTCCGTACTGGCCCTGCGTTATTTCAACCCGGTCGGCGCGCACCCCAGCGGACTGCTCGGCGAAGTCCCCCGCAAAGCCGTGCCCAACAACGTGATGCCCTACCTCGCCCGGGTCGCCGCCGGCCGCCTCCCGAGGCTCAGCGTCTTCGGCGGTGACTATCCCACCGCCGACGGCACCGGCGTGCGCGACTACATCCATGTGATGGACGTCGCCGAAGGCCACCGGCTCGCACTGGAACACCTCGACGACGAGGTCGGCATGCGGGTCTTCAACCTCGGTACGGGACGCGGGACTTCGGTGCTCGAACTCCTCGCGGCCTTCCAGCGCGCCTGCGGCAGACCGATCCCGTACGAGGTCACCGACCGTCGGCCCGGCGACGTGCCGGCTCTCGTCGCCGACCCCGGTGCCGTGGCCCGGGCGTGGAACTGGAGCACGGCGCGGGATCTCGACGTCATGTGCCGGGACGCATGGCGATTCCAGGAGCTCAACCCGTCCGGCTACCCGAACTGA
- a CDS encoding UDP-glucuronic acid decarboxylase family protein, which produces MRRGDAVVCLDNLSTGRPENIAHLRKYPAFEFVHTDVSVTAEISGTVDAVAHLASPASPPDYLRLPLQTLAVGSRGTENALELARRHSARFLLASTSEVYGDPLVHPQVEDYWGNVNPVGPRSVYDEAKRYAEAVSLAYRRTHGVDVGIVRIFNTYGPRMRPQDGRVVSSFIAQALAGEPLTIYGDGKQTRSFCYVSDLIRGLVGMLDSSEAGPFNLGNPEEWLVCDLAELVLDLTGSASRIQYHPLPTDDPVRRRPDITRIREHLGWHPEVPVADGVRRTVEWFAGRAHDTAGAW; this is translated from the coding sequence CTGCGACGCGGAGACGCGGTGGTGTGCCTCGACAACCTGAGTACGGGACGGCCCGAGAACATCGCGCACTTGCGGAAATACCCCGCCTTCGAATTCGTCCATACCGACGTGAGCGTGACCGCGGAAATCTCCGGCACCGTCGACGCGGTCGCCCATCTCGCGAGCCCCGCGTCACCGCCGGACTATCTGCGGCTGCCGTTGCAGACTCTCGCCGTGGGCAGCCGGGGCACCGAGAACGCCCTCGAACTCGCCAGGCGCCACAGCGCCCGGTTCCTGCTCGCCTCCACGAGCGAGGTCTACGGCGATCCGCTGGTCCATCCCCAGGTCGAGGACTACTGGGGGAACGTCAACCCGGTCGGACCGCGCAGCGTGTACGACGAGGCCAAGCGGTACGCCGAGGCCGTCTCGCTCGCCTACCGCCGCACTCACGGCGTCGACGTGGGAATCGTCCGGATCTTCAACACGTACGGTCCGCGCATGCGCCCGCAGGACGGCCGGGTCGTCTCCAGCTTCATCGCCCAGGCTCTCGCCGGGGAACCGCTGACCATCTACGGCGACGGCAAGCAGACCCGCAGCTTCTGCTACGTGAGCGACCTGATCCGGGGGCTGGTCGGGATGCTGGACTCGTCCGAGGCGGGTCCCTTCAATCTGGGGAACCCGGAGGAGTGGCTGGTCTGCGACCTCGCCGAGCTGGTGCTGGATCTCACGGGTTCGGCTTCGCGGATCCAGTACCACCCGCTGCCCACCGACGACCCGGTGCGCCGCCGCCCGGACATCACCCGGATCCGCGAACACCTCGGCTGGCACCCGGAGGTACCAGTCGCGGACGGAGTGCGGCGGACGGTGGAGTGGTTCGCCGGCCGGGCGCACGACACCGCCGGAGCGTGGTGA
- a CDS encoding oligosaccharide flippase family protein — protein sequence MTQLTSATVRGMRWTSLAGAASAAVQIPYAAVMARLLTPQDFGLMALAFVVPRFAHHFAQGGLSSAVIQRPTLTPRDVRVILALALTVGGCCSAAVWWLAPYGTELVRGPADLTGMIRALALCLLIAALGAPATGLLSRSMRYRAVACTDFFSFVVGYCVVSLASALLGAGVWSLVYGTLGWNLLQSLLSYLLVRHPLRPLFDVRAMRDVMRFGGKVSVNGFLEYLTSDLPKLAIGRYLGVATAGLYDRAALLASYPLQQIQQAASKVLLPALSRIQHETGRLAAFYADSTSLTALVLFALWAVIGASGDQLVALLLGPQWRGSAALVPMLGLVSVLGLVAQFSGTLMEAIGSVGPKMVIHLVQVAVLVAGMAVALYLGFKVHGLLAALLVSQLTKQTLFSLWLNRLFPSTRRPVAQGYAQAVALSGLIWGALWTVQQALADSCPGPVVLAAKLTAAAVLALCCARYGAGLHGVRVARERGLLPAALWRAGARA from the coding sequence ATGACGCAGCTGACGTCCGCCACAGTCCGGGGAATGCGCTGGACCTCCCTCGCCGGCGCGGCCTCCGCCGCGGTGCAGATCCCGTACGCGGCGGTGATGGCCCGGCTGCTCACCCCTCAGGACTTCGGCCTGATGGCCCTGGCCTTCGTGGTGCCGCGGTTCGCCCACCACTTCGCGCAGGGCGGCCTGAGCTCCGCGGTGATCCAGCGCCCCACCCTCACCCCTCGCGACGTACGCGTGATCCTCGCCCTGGCCCTCACCGTCGGCGGCTGCTGCTCCGCGGCGGTCTGGTGGCTCGCGCCGTACGGCACCGAACTGGTCCGCGGTCCGGCCGACCTGACCGGCATGATCCGGGCGCTCGCCCTGTGTCTGCTGATCGCGGCCCTGGGCGCCCCCGCCACGGGGCTGCTGAGCCGCAGCATGCGCTACCGGGCGGTCGCCTGCACCGACTTCTTCTCCTTCGTCGTCGGCTACTGCGTGGTCTCCCTCGCGTCCGCCCTGCTCGGCGCGGGTGTGTGGAGTCTGGTCTACGGCACGCTCGGCTGGAACCTGCTGCAGAGCCTGCTGTCCTACCTCCTGGTCCGGCACCCGCTCCGTCCGCTGTTCGACGTGCGGGCCATGCGGGACGTGATGCGCTTCGGCGGGAAGGTCTCGGTCAACGGCTTTCTGGAGTACCTCACGAGCGATCTGCCCAAGCTGGCCATCGGCCGCTACCTGGGGGTCGCCACCGCCGGGCTCTACGACCGCGCCGCTCTGCTGGCCTCGTACCCGCTGCAGCAGATCCAGCAGGCGGCGAGCAAGGTGCTCCTGCCGGCCCTCAGCCGCATCCAGCACGAGACCGGCCGGCTCGCCGCCTTCTACGCCGACTCCACGTCTCTGACCGCGCTCGTCCTCTTCGCCCTGTGGGCGGTGATCGGCGCGAGCGGCGACCAGTTGGTGGCCCTGCTGCTCGGCCCTCAGTGGCGGGGCAGCGCGGCGCTGGTCCCGATGCTGGGCCTGGTCAGCGTGCTCGGCCTGGTCGCACAGTTCTCGGGCACGCTCATGGAGGCCATCGGCTCGGTGGGACCCAAGATGGTCATCCATCTGGTGCAGGTGGCGGTTCTCGTCGCCGGCATGGCCGTCGCCCTGTACCTGGGCTTCAAAGTCCACGGACTGCTGGCGGCCCTGCTGGTGAGCCAGCTCACCAAACAGACCCTGTTCTCCCTGTGGCTGAACCGGCTCTTCCCCTCCACCCGCCGGCCGGTCGCCCAGGGGTACGCCCAGGCCGTCGCGCTCTCCGGCCTGATCTGGGGTGCCCTGTGGACCGTTCAGCAGGCACTCGCGGACAGCTGCCCCGGGCCGGTGGTCCTCGCGGCCAAGCTGACGGCGGCGGCGGTGCTGGCGCTGTGCTGTGCACGGTACGGGGCGGGACTGCACGGTGTGCGGGTCGCCCGGGAGCGGGGCTTGCTGCCCGCCGCGCTGTGGCGGGCCGGCGCGCGCGCTTAG
- a CDS encoding sugar transferase, whose product MPAYAAFRLAGETLALWSAAVAALAWVCVRASRGRYTWRDLGERGPDPVLRDWLILVGLLVLARAATGVEPPRQVALAGLVACLPVTLICRGLTHRHLRARRRSGRAVRRALVIGEADALDALAQHLARRTDHEFIVVGACAIGDGAPGAVAPVVARLNASAPERPSDDSLPVLTAARRLDVDLVLVVSGPSMAGERLRRLSWAVHEYGRPLVVVPGVTEVAQRRVSVSSVAGLTMLHVAPPVRRGAAALLKEVTDRVGAAVLLVLLAPVFLAVAIAVRMDSPGTVLHRQLRVGQGGRPFSMAKFRTMVADAERLRHELTRTNEHDGLMFKMRSDPRITRVGRVLRRSSLDELPQLFNVLCGHMSLVGPRPPLPDEVAEYNEVELRRLSVKPGLTGLWQVSGRSNLSWDETIALDLRYVDNWSPTVDLGILGRTLRAVVEGNGAY is encoded by the coding sequence GTGCCCGCCTACGCCGCCTTCCGTCTGGCCGGCGAGACGCTCGCGCTGTGGTCCGCGGCGGTCGCGGCGCTGGCGTGGGTGTGCGTACGGGCCTCACGCGGCCGCTACACCTGGCGGGACCTCGGGGAGCGGGGCCCCGACCCCGTGCTGCGGGACTGGCTGATCCTCGTGGGGCTGCTCGTGCTGGCGAGAGCGGCGACCGGCGTGGAACCCCCGCGCCAGGTCGCGCTGGCCGGCCTGGTCGCCTGTCTCCCGGTCACGCTGATCTGCCGAGGGCTGACGCACCGGCATCTGCGGGCCCGGCGCCGGTCCGGGCGGGCGGTACGCCGGGCCCTGGTGATCGGAGAGGCGGACGCGCTCGACGCCCTGGCTCAGCATCTGGCGCGGCGCACCGATCACGAGTTCATCGTGGTCGGGGCGTGCGCGATCGGTGACGGGGCCCCCGGCGCGGTGGCTCCGGTCGTGGCACGGCTGAACGCGTCGGCGCCGGAGCGGCCCTCCGACGACTCCCTGCCCGTGCTGACCGCGGCCCGGAGACTGGACGTGGACCTGGTCCTCGTCGTGTCCGGGCCGAGCATGGCGGGCGAGCGGCTGCGCCGACTGTCCTGGGCCGTCCACGAGTACGGTCGTCCGCTCGTCGTCGTGCCCGGCGTGACCGAGGTGGCGCAACGCCGGGTCAGTGTCTCGTCCGTGGCGGGCCTGACGATGCTGCACGTCGCGCCTCCCGTGCGCCGCGGCGCGGCCGCGCTGCTGAAGGAGGTGACGGACCGGGTGGGCGCTGCTGTGCTGCTCGTGCTGCTGGCCCCGGTGTTCCTCGCCGTGGCGATCGCCGTACGGATGGATTCGCCGGGCACGGTCCTGCACCGCCAGCTCCGCGTCGGACAGGGCGGCCGTCCGTTCAGCATGGCGAAGTTCCGCACCATGGTCGCGGACGCCGAGCGGCTCAGGCACGAACTCACCAGGACCAACGAGCACGACGGGCTGATGTTCAAGATGCGCAGCGATCCCCGGATCACGCGGGTGGGCCGGGTGCTGCGGCGCTCGTCGCTGGACGAACTCCCCCAGCTGTTCAACGTGTTGTGCGGGCACATGTCTTTGGTGGGGCCGAGGCCTCCGCTGCCCGACGAGGTGGCGGAGTACAACGAGGTGGAGCTGCGACGGCTGAGCGTCAAACCGGGGCTCACCGGTCTGTGGCAGGTCAGCGGGCGCTCCAACCTGTCCTGGGACGAGACGATCGCCCTGGATCTGCGCTACGTCGACAACTGGTCTCCCACCGTCGATCTCGGCATCCTCGGCCGGACCCTGCGAGCCGTCGTCGAGGGCAACGGCGCCTACTAA
- a CDS encoding glycosyltransferase family 4 protein, whose product MRIAVVHSFYTAGKPSGENALVRDQVRALGTAGHTVELFAAHTDELARDPLYPLRAAARVASGRGNNPLARLRDFAPDLVHVHNLFPNFGRSWVRQWAGPLVATLHNYRPMCAAATLYRAGAVCTRCPGGDPWAALRFGCYRGSRAATLPLAWAGRHGPARDPLLARADRLVVNSRLSEETYRQAGVPAGRLSLVPNFVDAPVSEEAPDDATGRWLVAARLSAEKGVLELLRQWPADAPLDVFGDGELLAECRAAAPSSVRFLGRLDRAELCRRMPAYRGLVFPSRWYEVQPCVQVEALAAGLPTLAFEGSSVADAVREHGTGLVTRWDQPLARVLAEAADRFPSLRAHCRQVYTDRFTERAWLARIAGVYEEATRVAGDRATALA is encoded by the coding sequence ATGAGAATCGCGGTAGTACACAGCTTCTACACCGCCGGGAAACCCAGCGGGGAGAACGCACTCGTGCGCGACCAGGTGCGGGCACTGGGCACGGCGGGCCACACCGTGGAGCTGTTCGCCGCGCACACCGACGAACTGGCCCGGGACCCGCTCTACCCGCTGCGGGCGGCGGCACGCGTGGCGTCCGGCCGGGGCAACAACCCGCTCGCGCGCCTGCGCGACTTCGCCCCCGACCTCGTGCACGTCCACAACCTGTTCCCCAACTTCGGCCGCTCCTGGGTCCGGCAGTGGGCCGGCCCGCTCGTCGCGACCCTGCACAACTACCGCCCCATGTGCGCCGCCGCGACGCTCTACCGCGCGGGTGCCGTCTGCACCCGCTGCCCGGGCGGCGACCCGTGGGCGGCCCTGCGCTTCGGCTGCTACCGCGGTTCCCGGGCCGCGACCCTGCCGCTTGCCTGGGCCGGACGGCACGGCCCGGCCCGGGATCCCCTGCTGGCCCGCGCCGACCGGCTGGTGGTGAACTCCCGGCTGAGCGAGGAGACGTACCGCCAGGCCGGTGTGCCCGCCGGGCGACTGTCCCTCGTCCCCAACTTCGTCGACGCGCCGGTGTCGGAGGAGGCACCGGACGACGCCACGGGGCGCTGGCTCGTCGCCGCGCGCCTGTCGGCCGAGAAGGGCGTCCTGGAACTGCTGCGCCAGTGGCCGGCGGACGCACCGCTGGACGTGTTCGGCGACGGCGAGCTACTCGCCGAGTGCCGGGCCGCCGCCCCTTCCTCCGTCCGGTTCCTGGGCCGGCTCGACCGCGCCGAACTGTGCCGTCGGATGCCCGCATACCGCGGCCTGGTCTTCCCCAGCCGCTGGTACGAGGTCCAGCCGTGCGTGCAGGTCGAGGCGCTGGCGGCAGGGCTGCCGACGCTGGCGTTCGAGGGCTCGTCGGTGGCCGATGCGGTACGCGAACACGGCACCGGCCTGGTCACCCGGTGGGACCAGCCGCTCGCCCGGGTCCTGGCGGAGGCGGCCGACCGCTTCCCGTCGCTGCGCGCCCACTGCCGGCAGGTGTACACCGACCGCTTCACCGAGCGGGCCTGGCTCGCCCGCATTGCCGGGGTGTACGAGGAGGCGACCCGCGTCGCCGGGGACCGCGCCACGGCGCTCGCGTAG
- a CDS encoding O-antigen ligase family protein, whose product MASSGREPTNDHRLVAGVVVVAVLLTGGRWVSHMRVGPLYIGDLLLGAAFLHAVTLRALSGKRPDRVYGPGVLVGLLLVVTALRLLGTEDDVRTAARDAAPFAYAAIAHLSASAYQRVGEAGGRRTVRMIHGGLLLHLAWMVVATVAPRFVATLPEVGNTRVFEIRTDFDVAVLGVLAGLSILRIRRGRLWLHGSVAVAALVTGLAQVNRAGLLSCAACVLVAVVFRASGNGRLTARAVLLGATAVLAVAVVLPMSPAGQRLLALNATSASSSEIVENAQGTKRARLIAWQQVVRYTLDDPERTTVGVGFGPDFLQLSNGDLPIGRGIGVRSPHNYLVTCFARLGIVGLALVVALLVRLLTITLRIVRGGPPDELTSLCVLLVISLLIAALLGVILESPFGATPFFWAAGILLGGDRARRARLRREAQPGTHVSSPQEVLV is encoded by the coding sequence ATGGCGTCATCGGGCCGGGAACCCACGAACGATCACCGTCTCGTCGCCGGTGTGGTGGTGGTCGCCGTTCTGCTCACCGGGGGCCGCTGGGTCTCGCACATGCGAGTGGGCCCGCTGTACATCGGTGACCTGCTGCTGGGCGCGGCCTTCCTGCACGCCGTCACCTTGAGAGCGCTGTCCGGGAAACGCCCCGACCGCGTGTACGGCCCGGGGGTCCTGGTCGGTCTGCTGCTGGTCGTCACCGCACTACGGCTGCTGGGCACCGAGGACGACGTGCGGACGGCCGCCCGTGACGCGGCGCCGTTCGCCTACGCCGCGATCGCCCATCTGTCCGCGAGCGCGTACCAGAGGGTGGGCGAGGCGGGCGGACGGCGAACCGTCCGGATGATCCACGGCGGACTGCTGCTGCACCTCGCCTGGATGGTCGTGGCGACAGTCGCACCGCGGTTCGTCGCGACCCTGCCCGAGGTGGGCAACACGCGCGTCTTCGAGATCCGCACCGATTTCGACGTGGCGGTGCTCGGGGTGCTGGCCGGCCTGTCGATCCTGAGGATCCGACGGGGACGCCTCTGGCTGCACGGATCGGTGGCGGTCGCAGCGCTCGTCACCGGCCTGGCCCAGGTCAACCGGGCAGGTCTGCTCTCCTGCGCCGCCTGCGTCCTGGTGGCCGTGGTGTTCAGGGCCAGCGGCAACGGCCGGCTCACCGCCCGCGCCGTGCTGCTGGGAGCGACAGCCGTCCTCGCCGTGGCGGTGGTCCTGCCGATGTCCCCGGCCGGTCAGCGCCTCCTCGCGCTCAACGCCACGTCCGCGTCGTCCTCGGAAATCGTGGAGAACGCTCAAGGCACCAAGCGCGCACGCCTGATCGCATGGCAACAGGTCGTGAGGTACACCCTGGACGACCCGGAACGCACGACGGTCGGCGTCGGCTTCGGACCGGACTTCCTCCAGCTGTCCAACGGCGACCTTCCCATCGGCCGGGGCATCGGCGTGCGCTCCCCCCACAACTACCTGGTCACATGCTTCGCCCGGCTGGGCATCGTCGGGCTCGCCCTCGTCGTCGCCCTCCTGGTCAGGCTCCTGACCATCACGCTCCGGATCGTCCGCGGCGGCCCGCCGGACGAACTGACTTCGCTGTGCGTGCTGCTGGTGATCTCCCTGCTCATCGCGGCACTGCTGGGCGTGATCCTCGAATCACCCTTCGGCGCCACCCCCTTCTTCTGGGCAGCCGGAATCCTGCTCGGGGGCGACCGGGCACGGCGGGCCCGGCTCCGGCGGGAAGCGCAGCCCGGAACCCATGTCAGCTCTCCTCAGGAGGTGTTGGTTTGA
- a CDS encoding NAD-dependent epimerase/dehydratase family protein, with protein MSVAVVTGSAGLIGSEAVRHFAGLGLDVVGVDNDMRARFFGPEASTAWNVDRLSADLGRSYTHQDVDIRDRDALAAVFRKYGRDIAVVIHTAAQPSHDWAARDPYTDFDINAGGTLNVLQNVREHCTDAPLIHCSTNKVYGDRPNSLPMVEEETRWEIARGHRYRAGITEDMSIDACLHSVFGASKVAADVMVQEYGRYFGLRTACFRGGTLTGPGHSATELHGFLAYVMRCAMEQRTYRLIGHKGKQVRDAIHSHDVVAAFEAFFRAPRSGEVYNLGGGRHSNVSNLEAIALAERISGNAMTVEHVDTARAGDHIWWISSNARFEQHYPEWRLTYDVPLIMNEIHEANADRWLPAR; from the coding sequence TTGAGCGTCGCAGTGGTGACCGGCTCAGCCGGTCTCATCGGGTCGGAGGCAGTACGGCACTTCGCGGGCCTGGGCCTCGACGTGGTCGGCGTCGACAACGACATGCGCGCCCGGTTCTTCGGGCCGGAGGCGTCCACCGCGTGGAACGTGGACCGGCTGTCCGCCGACCTCGGCAGGTCCTACACGCACCAGGACGTCGACATCCGCGACCGGGACGCCCTGGCGGCCGTGTTCCGCAAGTACGGCCGGGACATCGCCGTCGTCATTCACACCGCGGCCCAGCCGTCCCACGACTGGGCGGCCCGCGATCCGTACACGGACTTCGACATCAACGCCGGGGGGACGCTCAACGTCCTGCAGAACGTCCGCGAGCACTGCACCGACGCCCCACTGATCCACTGCTCGACCAACAAGGTCTACGGCGACCGCCCCAACTCCCTGCCGATGGTCGAGGAGGAGACCCGCTGGGAGATCGCCCGGGGCCACCGCTACCGCGCGGGCATCACCGAGGACATGTCCATCGACGCCTGTCTGCACTCGGTCTTCGGCGCGTCGAAGGTGGCCGCCGACGTCATGGTCCAGGAGTACGGGCGCTACTTCGGGCTCAGGACGGCCTGCTTCCGCGGCGGCACGCTCACCGGGCCAGGCCACTCCGCCACCGAACTGCACGGCTTCCTCGCCTACGTGATGCGCTGCGCGATGGAACAGCGCACGTACCGGCTCATCGGCCACAAGGGCAAGCAGGTGCGGGACGCCATCCACAGCCACGACGTGGTGGCCGCGTTCGAGGCGTTCTTCCGCGCGCCCCGCAGCGGCGAGGTCTACAACCTGGGCGGTGGCCGGCACTCCAACGTCTCCAACCTGGAGGCGATCGCGCTGGCCGAGAGGATCTCCGGGAACGCGATGACCGTCGAGCACGTGGACACGGCCCGGGCCGGCGACCACATCTGGTGGATCAGCTCCAACGCCCGGTTCGAACAGCACTATCCCGAATGGCGGTTGACGTACGACGTGCCCCTGATCATGAACGAGATCCACGAGGCCAACGCGGACAGGTGGCTTCCGGCGCGGTGA